ACCGTTAATGTTGTTTTGAGACGAAATGATGTGAAAAGGCGGGCGAGAGGGAGCTGGAAACGAAAATATCATGTTAATGAAGATTATTTTAAAACGTGGTCACCGACTATGGCCTATGTTCTTGGCTTTTTCGCAGCAGACGGCTGTATTTCCGGGCAGACACAGACAGTTTCGTTTGCGCAAAATGAGATTGAAATTCTGGAGGTTATCCTGGATGAATTGGGTTCAAATCATCGTATTGTAAAAAACGATGAAACTGGAGTAAACATTCTGAATATACACAGTAAAATCATGAAGGATGATTTAATGAATACTCATGGCATGTTTCCGGCTAAGTCAAACTCGATTGCATTCCCCTTCGTACCTGATGAATATTTGAGCCATTACATGAGAGGATATTTTGATGGGGATGGCAGTATTAACAAGCAAAAATGCTACGTTACATTCGTTGGCGGCTCAAATAAATACATGAAGACTTTAGAAAAGTTATTGATTAAAAGAAATTTAAAAGTGTTGATAAAAATTGAAGGTGATGGCAAACATTTTAGAGTAATCATTGGAAATAAAGTATCGGTATCTGCATTTTTAAAATGGATATACAAAGATAAAAACATCTATTTAGAAAAAAAGTTCCTTCAGTTCAAGGGCGATTCTAACCATAAAAAGATTATTAAGGAGAGGCAAGTAACATATGACTACGAGGGAGCATAAGTTCCTTTTTTTACCTATTAACTTTACTTTATACAGTATAATTATTAAATTTTTTATCTAGTTTACTTAATATCTATTATCGTACCCAATGTAGAAATCAAAAGATGGTGTATCATATCCTAAGTAAACTCAATGTTTTGAGACAAAACAAAAAACATCAAATGTTAATGTCATAACTCACAGGAATTTAAATTACGAGTTGATTTTGATTCAATCAATTTTTTTATTAATCGTTCATTTAAGCTAAATCTATTACTTTAATATGTATCTTTAGAAAACTATTGTGTTTTATCTAATGAAGTGTTTTTTAATATTCATCTTATTTATTTACCTGTTATGCAGCAGTCTTCCTGCTTAGGGTATATAAATTAATGTTTGTTTACATAATTATATTATGGTTAATTCTTTCCCCATATAAAAAATTCCCGACTGCTTGGAGTCAGGAATTAATATCTTTTCTTATTCATTACGAAGACCTTTTACAAAATACATAAGCAGCTGATCATCAACCATCACCTTTGTTCCGGGTTCAACAGAATCATTATCATACGTTATACCTTGCCGGTCCGGCAAGTAACCCCGTTTCAAATAAATGTGCATTGCCGTACTGTAATCCTTGTATAAACCGACGCCCAGCCCTACATAGTTATGATGCTTTGCTGCTATTCGTTCAAGTTCATCCATTATAACCGTTGCAATGCCATTACGCCGGAATTCTGGAAATACAATCAAATCACTGATTTCAGGAATATGCTTTTCTTTAAAATAGGAATATTCAGAATGACATTTCATCTGGCAGCAGCCCGCAAGAGTATTATTATAAAAAGCCAGCAGGGTAATTCTTTCATTATATTTGTTTTCTTCAAGGCAGCGTTCAAAGTATTCTTTATCACGATCAAGACCGCGTGTAATAAACGCTGCTTTGAGCATCGATAAATCTTCTGGTTCGATTGTACGAATAATTGTCCGGTGCATATTACCCCTCAAATTCTTTCGCATAATTGTTTTCTTACACAAATGTACCATACCTTAAACCTTAAGTATTAGATGTCATCACTCTGTAATTAAGTTGTAAACAATCAGTTACTTTGTTAGTAGATGAAGAACAAAAGTTTCACTTCATTTGTACCTAAAGTACTAATGATTCAATAATTATCATGGTTATTTAGACAGTCATTATGACAAGACAGCTGTTAATATTTATTGTATGTATTCTTAATGATTCTCTCTACGAAGGTACGGTTTCAATATTATATGGAGAAAGTATTAGTTTACATAACTAAGATACGACTAGAGGTGTTACTTACTCTTTTATACTCATCAGAATGATTAATTACAAATCAAACACAACCAAAAAAAATAACCACCTGGATCTCAGACGGTTATCCTATTTATGATTACGCCTCGCGTCTTAAGGCAGATAATACGTTAACGCGTGTTGCTTTTGCTGCAGGTCTGAACCCTGACAGCATAGCAACAGCCACACTGATTCCTGTTGCTATCATTACCAGCTGGAATGGAATATAAGAAAAGGTAATGTTAATCCCCTCTGCCCCTGTAGTTGCCTCAAGGATCATTGGGATAAATAGATTAGCCCCCACACTGACAACATAAGCGATTCCGACACCAAACAAAGAACCAAGAAGGCCGATTGAAGCACTCTCCATTAGAAACATTCGTTTTATTGCTGAAGGGTTTGCTCCCAGCGCTTTCATCACTCCAATTTCATGTGTACGTTCCGTTACAGCCATCGTCATCGTATTAAATATGCCAATCGAAGCGATAAGGACCGCTATTGTTCCAATAAATATCAATCCAGCCTTAAAAGCCGTAAAAAAAATATTCATTCCTTTCAATTCTTCTGATATGGAATAAACCATGAACCCCTGTTCTTTCAGACCATTTGTGGCATCTTCGACCTGGTCTACACCTGCTACATGGGCTGTTACACTGTTGTACATGCCTTCCTGCCCCGTTAACGCTAATATTTCTTCACGCTTACTCTCTCCTAAATATAAACTCCAATCCTGCAGCCAGTCTCTTGAAGGTTCATCTACTATGCCAACAATCGTAAACTCTTCAGAGTACGGAGTATTTTCATTCTCACCGGCAATAGTAAATAAAACAGTTTCTCCGATTAAGCTATCATTAAAAGCAGTAAGTTCTGTGCTCTCATCATCAGGATACTCCCCTGTTTCTGCATTAAATTCATATAAAATTTCATGAACATGATATCCGGCAATTATTTCGTTATCATTATCCGGAAAACGTCCTTCTGATAGTCTCAGATTACTCTCTTTTTCCGCCTCGAAGTCTGTAATAATACCATCTACGTTTCCTCTATACTTGTTATCCAGGGTTATTTCTGTAAATGAATCTATTCTGGATTGAGGAACGACCGACTGGATACCTTCGGTGTTTTTAACATCACCAAGCCACTCCTCTGACATTGGATGATATTCATCATCGATCATTTTGCCGTTTACATCAATTTGAGTCAGTGGCTGATGACTCGAAGCTTCTTCCATCAGACTGTTTTGCAACCCGAATCCGATTGAGGCCAACACGATAAGAAAAGAGCATCCCATTGTCGTGGCCAGTATGGTCATAAAGATTCGAAGCTTGTTTTTCTTCATGTTTCTTGAAACAAATTGAATTTGATCAGTTAGCTTCAAAGTACACGCCGCCTTCCTGCTTCATCATTCCATCATGGATTTTAAGGGTGCGATTTCCAATGTTTGCAACTTCTTGATCGTGAGTAATAATCAGAAAAGTGATCTGCTGGTCCTTGTTTAACTGTTTAATCAGGCTGAGCACTTCTGCCTCTGTTTCTGAATCGAGACTTCCTGTAGGCTCATCTGCCAGAATCATCATCGGTTCTGTAATAAGAGCTCTTGCAATAGATACCCGTTGCTGCTGCCCGCCTGAAAGTTCGTTTGGATAGTGCCCCTTATGTTCGGATAACCCCACTTTTTGAATCATTTCATGGGCTTTCCCTTCTCTTGTCTTTCTGTCAATTCCTTTTAATGTGAGGGGCAGTTCCACATTTTCAAAAGCTGTAAGCCCGGGAATCAATTCATAATTTTGAAAGATGAATCCGAAATGATCCAGCCGGAACTTTGCCCATTGTTTTTCGTTTAAGTCAGTAACATCTGTACTGTTAATCGTAAGCTTTCCGGAATCTGCTTTTATGTAGCCGGACAGTAAATTAAGTACCGTCGACTTCCCGGAACCGCTCCTGCCTATGATGGAAACAATTTCTCCTTTATTTATTTCAAAGCATACATCCTTTAATACAGGTACAGACGATTGCTTTCCTTTCTTCCCGATCACATAAGAATAATGCAGATGCTCCACCTTTATCATCTTTCACTCTTCCTCCCTGGAATCTTTATAAATAGTTTCAAATACAAAGTGTCTCTTGTGTCTTAAGTGTATTACAATCATTAATACACTAAGATCATATATTGGAAACGAATGGATGTCAACCCTTTTCTGGAAATTGTATGGAGACAGACCCCATAGCCATCAAGTTAAGCGATTTAAGAATTTGAAGCAGAAGAAGTCAGGATGTAGCCGGAATGCCCTTCGCTTTCCGCGGTGGCGCCGGTGAGCCTCCGGGTACTCCGCACTCCGGGGTCTCACCCTGCCACCTGCTCCCGCAGGAGTCTCGAACATTCCGGCTACATCCTCTTTTACATTCTTATTTGAGTGCTTTTAAACATGAAGCAGCTTACAGGTTTCTAAATGAAGAAAATGTAAAAAGAAGAAACGGGACACACCGTGTAAGGTCTTAAAAGACACGATAAATAAGGGTGAGGGAACAGAACTATTAAG
This DNA window, taken from Alteribacter keqinensis, encodes the following:
- a CDS encoding helix-turn-helix domain-containing protein; amino-acid sequence: MSVKRCKLSDHEIVKMYEEGMRTVDIAVLAGVSQKTVNVVLRRNDVKRRARGSWKRKYHVNEDYFKTWSPTMAYVLGFFAADGCISGQTQTVSFAQNEIEILEVILDELGSNHRIVKNDETGVNILNIHSKIMKDDLMNTHGMFPAKSNSIAFPFVPDEYLSHYMRGYFDGDGSINKQKCYVTFVGGSNKYMKTLEKLLIKRNLKVLIKIEGDGKHFRVIIGNKVSVSAFLKWIYKDKNIYLEKKFLQFKGDSNHKKIIKERQVTYDYEGA
- a CDS encoding GNAT family N-acetyltransferase, producing MHRTIIRTIEPEDLSMLKAAFITRGLDRDKEYFERCLEENKYNERITLLAFYNNTLAGCCQMKCHSEYSYFKEKHIPEISDLIVFPEFRRNGIATVIMDELERIAAKHHNYVGLGVGLYKDYSTAMHIYLKRGYLPDRQGITYDNDSVEPGTKVMVDDQLLMYFVKGLRNE
- a CDS encoding ABC transporter permease, which codes for MKLTDQIQFVSRNMKKNKLRIFMTILATTMGCSFLIVLASIGFGLQNSLMEEASSHQPLTQIDVNGKMIDDEYHPMSEEWLGDVKNTEGIQSVVPQSRIDSFTEITLDNKYRGNVDGIITDFEAEKESNLRLSEGRFPDNDNEIIAGYHVHEILYEFNAETGEYPDDESTELTAFNDSLIGETVLFTIAGENENTPYSEEFTIVGIVDEPSRDWLQDWSLYLGESKREEILALTGQEGMYNSVTAHVAGVDQVEDATNGLKEQGFMVYSISEELKGMNIFFTAFKAGLIFIGTIAVLIASIGIFNTMTMAVTERTHEIGVMKALGANPSAIKRMFLMESASIGLLGSLFGVGIAYVVSVGANLFIPMILEATTGAEGINITFSYIPFQLVMIATGISVAVAMLSGFRPAAKATRVNVLSALRREA
- a CDS encoding ABC transporter ATP-binding protein, with the translated sequence MIKVEHLHYSYVIGKKGKQSSVPVLKDVCFEINKGEIVSIIGRSGSGKSTVLNLLSGYIKADSGKLTINSTDVTDLNEKQWAKFRLDHFGFIFQNYELIPGLTAFENVELPLTLKGIDRKTREGKAHEMIQKVGLSEHKGHYPNELSGGQQQRVSIARALITEPMMILADEPTGSLDSETEAEVLSLIKQLNKDQQITFLIITHDQEVANIGNRTLKIHDGMMKQEGGVYFEAN